One part of the Aurantibacillus circumpalustris genome encodes these proteins:
- a CDS encoding YdeI/OmpD-associated family protein: MEKPLVNKKYTLEKFPGKGGWTYAKIPEILQDKKAHFGWVKVKGTIDGYEIKKYHLMPMGNGNLFLPIKAEIRKKIKKKEGDSVHVILYPDNEPLEIPEEMLLCLQDEPKALKFFNTLSEAEQNNYVKHIYSAKKEETKIDRLAKAINKLLKGEKFYGQDSDL; encoded by the coding sequence ATGGAAAAACCATTAGTTAATAAAAAATACACTTTAGAGAAATTTCCCGGCAAGGGAGGTTGGACATACGCGAAGATACCCGAGATTTTACAAGATAAAAAAGCTCATTTTGGTTGGGTAAAAGTAAAAGGTACAATTGATGGTTACGAAATTAAAAAATACCATTTAATGCCAATGGGTAATGGTAATTTGTTTTTACCCATTAAAGCTGAGATCAGAAAAAAAATAAAAAAGAAAGAAGGAGATTCTGTACACGTTATCCTATACCCAGATAATGAACCTTTAGAAATTCCAGAAGAAATGCTTTTGTGTTTGCAGGATGAACCAAAAGCTTTAAAGTTTTTTAATACGCTTTCCGAAGCCGAGCAAAATAATTATGTAAAACATATTTATTCCGCAAAAAAAGAAGAAACTAAAATTGATCGTTTGGCAAAGGCCATAAATAAACTTTTAAAAGGCGAGAAGTTTTATGGTCAAGATTCAGATTTATAA
- a CDS encoding UbiA family prenyltransferase yields the protein MPVFILTLSQVKNVNTSGTLLVFFIIHFLVYPASNGYNSYIDRDESPIGGLEKPPVPTKQLFYLTLILDLSAIFLAFVFIKPLFSVCILIYILASRAYSSRQVRLKKYPYIGFFTVVVFQGAFTFVMCSVGLSGQSFVLNYPTMLILLATSFQIAGAYPLTQIYQHKEDYSQGVITLSYKLGYRGTFVFTMLMFILCNVFYFLFFKELNQTKHFILLQVFFFPIVIYFMSWFLKVIKNKNEANFKNTMRMNTIAACCMNACFLVLFYLNN from the coding sequence ATGCCAGTATTTATCTTAACATTAAGTCAGGTTAAGAATGTTAATACAAGCGGTACTCTCCTGGTTTTTTTTATTATTCATTTTTTGGTTTATCCGGCAAGTAATGGTTACAATAGCTATATCGATCGCGATGAAAGTCCAATTGGTGGATTAGAAAAACCGCCTGTTCCAACCAAACAACTTTTTTATCTTACTTTGATTTTAGATCTCTCGGCTATTTTTCTGGCATTCGTTTTTATTAAACCATTATTTTCTGTCTGTATTTTAATTTATATTTTGGCTTCGCGGGCTTATAGTTCACGGCAAGTACGATTAAAAAAGTATCCTTATATCGGATTTTTTACAGTGGTTGTTTTTCAAGGCGCTTTTACTTTTGTGATGTGCAGTGTTGGTTTATCTGGACAATCATTTGTTTTAAATTATCCGACAATGCTTATACTTTTAGCAACATCTTTTCAAATTGCTGGAGCATACCCATTAACGCAAATCTATCAGCACAAAGAAGATTATTCTCAAGGGGTTATAACATTGAGTTACAAGCTTGGTTATAGAGGAACATTTGTTTTCACAATGCTCATGTTTATTTTGTGTAACGTATTTTACTTTTTATTCTTTAAAGAACTTAATCAAACAAAACATTTTATTCTACTTCAAGTTTTCTTTTTCCCAATAGTTATTTATTTTATGTCTTGGTTTTTAAAAGTGATTAAAAATAAAAATGAGGCAAATTTTAAAAACACTATGAGAATGAACACGATTGCCGCTTGCTGTATGAATGCCTGTTTTTTAGTTTTGTTTTACCTTAATAATTAA
- a CDS encoding type III polyketide synthase — MSYLVAIGTAVPEYLHKKEAIMRFFQNSTKDEKTKRKIKIVSEKSGIETRYSVIPDFSLEPKKFNFFEKTALLEPEPGLSKRMAIFKKEALKLSLKAVHAIPDFKNVQKNITHIITVTCTGLFAPGLDVELIKELNLSPSTVRSSVNFMGCNAAIMAMHSAHTICESNRNANVLVVCTELCTIHFRKIYNDDYVLSTSLFGDGSAAVILSAQKPKEPFFEGIKIDGFHSQIIHKGASEMAWQLSEKGFIMNLSSYVSELISGSLKPLLKSVNIDPKKISLWAVHPGGKKILDDFAKVLKLNDSELADSYETLKNYGNMSSVTVLFVLKRVLENNRMAKKGTKLFSAAFGPGLSIEAMLLKYV; from the coding sequence GTGAGTTATCTAGTTGCCATTGGAACTGCTGTACCCGAATACCTTCATAAAAAGGAGGCGATTATGCGTTTTTTTCAAAACTCCACAAAGGATGAAAAGACTAAAAGAAAAATTAAAATTGTTTCGGAGAAATCGGGTATTGAAACACGGTATTCCGTTATCCCTGATTTCAGTTTAGAACCAAAAAAATTCAATTTTTTTGAGAAGACTGCTTTATTAGAGCCTGAGCCTGGGTTATCAAAGCGTATGGCAATATTTAAAAAGGAAGCTTTAAAATTATCTTTAAAAGCAGTTCATGCGATTCCTGATTTTAAAAATGTACAAAAGAATATTACACATATAATTACAGTCACCTGCACTGGTTTGTTTGCGCCTGGATTGGATGTTGAATTGATTAAGGAACTAAATCTGTCTCCGTCAACGGTTAGAAGTAGTGTGAATTTTATGGGCTGCAACGCGGCTATTATGGCCATGCACAGCGCGCATACAATTTGTGAAAGTAATAGAAACGCAAATGTGCTAGTTGTTTGCACAGAATTATGCACAATTCATTTTAGAAAAATTTATAACGATGATTATGTGCTCTCAACTTCGTTATTTGGTGATGGAAGCGCTGCAGTGATTTTAAGCGCTCAAAAACCTAAAGAACCTTTTTTTGAAGGAATTAAGATTGATGGTTTTCATTCTCAAATCATTCACAAAGGTGCTAGCGAAATGGCCTGGCAGTTATCGGAAAAGGGATTTATTATGAATTTAAGTTCTTATGTTTCTGAGCTTATCAGTGGGAGTTTAAAGCCACTTCTGAAATCAGTAAATATTGATCCAAAAAAAATTAGTCTTTGGGCTGTTCATCCAGGTGGTAAAAAAATATTAGATGACTTTGCAAAAGTTTTGAAATTAAACGACAGCGAGCTTGCTGATTCTTATGAAACATTAAAGAATTATGGAAACATGTCATCCGTAACTGTTCTTTTTGTATTAAAGCGTGTGTTAGAAAATAATAGAATGGCAAAAAAAGGAACTAAGTTGTTTTCTGCAGCTTTTGGTCCAGGTTTAAGTATTGAAGCAATGTTATTAAAGTATGTTTAA
- a CDS encoding methyltransferase domain-containing protein produces the protein MFKKRSDKKELLDADNIPENDLFQNLKELDTINSLLGGYKITFSALKKNLSKNKQYTIVDIGSGGGDTLKHIYKWSSENNYQVKLFGVDLKQTCIDYSIKNKPNNQINFICDDYRNVYKHTNQVDIIHASLFCHHLSNDQIIELIKFANANKSVLVINDLERNPLAYYSIKFLTKLFSKSHLVKNDAPLSVLRGFKKNEWKEILLSSGAKNCSVKNKWAFRHEVIIYPDGK, from the coding sequence ATGTTTAAAAAGAGAAGTGATAAAAAAGAACTGTTGGATGCGGACAATATTCCCGAAAATGATTTGTTTCAGAATCTCAAAGAGTTAGATACCATTAATTCCTTACTCGGCGGTTATAAAATCACTTTTTCAGCTTTAAAAAAAAATCTTTCAAAAAACAAGCAGTATACAATTGTCGATATAGGCAGCGGCGGAGGCGACACACTTAAACACATCTACAAATGGAGCTCCGAAAATAATTATCAAGTTAAATTGTTTGGCGTAGATTTAAAACAGACTTGCATTGATTATTCAATTAAAAATAAGCCTAACAATCAAATCAATTTTATTTGTGACGATTATAGAAATGTTTATAAACACACAAATCAAGTAGACATTATTCACGCCTCTTTGTTTTGTCATCATCTTTCAAATGATCAAATTATTGAATTAATAAAATTCGCAAACGCTAACAAATCTGTATTAGTAATTAATGATTTGGAAAGAAATCCATTGGCTTATTATTCTATTAAATTTCTGACTAAACTATTTTCGAAATCTCATCTTGTAAAGAACGATGCACCTTTGTCTGTGTTAAGAGGGTTTAAAAAGAACGAGTGGAAAGAAATTCTTTTAAGTTCAGGAGCTAAGAATTGCAGTGTAAAAAACAAATGGGCATTTCGCCACGAAGTGATTATTTATCCAGATGGAAAATGA
- a CDS encoding NAD(P)/FAD-dependent oxidoreductase produces MENEQTYDCAIIGGGLAGLCLSIQLVKQGHTVVLFEKNTYPFHKVCGEYISKESWAFLIELGLPLADMQLPEINRLGISSTKEFMLEASLVLGGFGISRYTLDHRLSLLAKENGVILKENCKVTNCEELNDSTTITTSNGLFYSKIVCGSYGKHAPVFINKSTKNYSPNYIAVKYHIKTSFPDDRIELHNFKDGYCGISKVEDGKYCLCYLTTTKNLNDYDKDIKKMEEEILYKNPFLKKYFLESKFLFDKPLTISQITFEKKQSYSNGVFLLGDAAGAIAPLCGNGMSMAMRTSKILASLLHKYFKLEISKSELISAYSHEWDKNFSTRIKAGYYLQQLFGKNKITHLSLILLNKMPGLMKKIISLTHGKPF; encoded by the coding sequence ATGGAAAATGAGCAGACATATGATTGTGCCATCATTGGCGGTGGATTAGCAGGACTTTGTTTATCGATTCAGCTTGTAAAACAGGGACATACTGTTGTTCTATTTGAAAAAAACACATACCCCTTTCATAAAGTTTGTGGAGAATACATTTCCAAGGAAAGTTGGGCATTTTTAATTGAACTTGGATTGCCTTTGGCAGACATGCAACTTCCTGAAATAAATCGTTTAGGGATTTCTTCAACAAAAGAATTTATGCTAGAAGCATCTTTAGTATTGGGGGGATTTGGAATTAGCCGGTACACCCTCGATCATCGACTTTCACTTTTGGCAAAGGAAAATGGCGTGATTCTAAAGGAAAACTGCAAAGTAACGAATTGCGAAGAGCTGAATGACTCCACTACCATAACTACGAGCAACGGATTATTTTATTCGAAAATAGTTTGTGGAAGTTATGGGAAACATGCACCGGTATTTATTAATAAGAGTACAAAAAACTACTCACCAAATTACATCGCTGTAAAATACCACATAAAAACTTCTTTTCCAGATGATCGAATCGAACTACATAATTTTAAAGATGGGTATTGTGGAATTTCTAAAGTGGAGGATGGAAAATACTGTTTGTGCTATTTAACTACAACTAAGAACTTAAACGATTATGATAAGGACATAAAAAAAATGGAGGAAGAGATTCTCTATAAAAATCCGTTTCTGAAAAAGTATTTCTTAGAGTCAAAGTTCTTGTTTGATAAGCCTTTAACAATTAGTCAAATAACTTTCGAAAAAAAACAAAGCTATTCAAATGGCGTTTTTTTATTAGGCGATGCTGCCGGGGCTATAGCTCCCTTGTGTGGAAATGGTATGAGTATGGCAATGCGGACTTCTAAAATTTTGGCATCTTTGCTGCATAAGTACTTTAAGTTAGAAATTTCTAAATCAGAACTTATTAGTGCTTATTCTCATGAATGGGATAAGAATTTTTCCACGCGAATAAAAGCTGGCTATTATTTGCAACAACTTTTCGGGAAAAATAAAATCACACATTTAAGTCTTATCTTGTTGAACAAAATGCCAGGCTTAATGAAAAAAATTATTTCCCTAACACATGGCAAACCATTTTAG
- a CDS encoding nitroreductase family protein has product MEAKFVPYTKEIFSKEKTLERSKEHSAYMDLRRTVRDFSTESISEEVLENIVMAASTSPSGAHKQPWTFCVVTNPEIKSKIRIEAEKEEYESYNGRMPEEWLEDLSYLGTDWHKPFLEDAPALIIVFKRSYEIVNGKKRNNYYVSESVGIACDFLLEAIHYCGLAALTHTPSPMNFLSKILNRPENEKPYLLIPIGYLAKDTKVPDLKRKESSEVISFYR; this is encoded by the coding sequence ATGGAAGCTAAATTTGTACCTTATACAAAAGAAATATTTTCAAAAGAAAAAACTTTAGAACGCAGTAAAGAGCATTCTGCTTATATGGATCTTCGACGGACTGTTCGCGATTTTTCGACAGAATCGATTTCGGAGGAAGTTCTTGAGAATATAGTAATGGCAGCCTCCACATCGCCTTCGGGAGCCCACAAACAACCTTGGACATTTTGTGTAGTAACCAATCCCGAGATAAAATCAAAAATAAGAATAGAAGCAGAGAAAGAAGAGTATGAAAGTTACAATGGAAGAATGCCGGAAGAATGGCTGGAAGATTTAAGTTATTTGGGTACAGATTGGCATAAGCCTTTTTTAGAGGATGCACCAGCATTAATAATTGTGTTTAAACGCTCTTACGAAATAGTAAATGGTAAGAAACGAAATAATTATTATGTAAGCGAGTCTGTTGGCATTGCTTGTGATTTTTTATTGGAAGCTATTCATTATTGTGGTTTAGCAGCATTAACACATACGCCAAGTCCGATGAATTTTTTATCGAAAATTCTTAACAGGCCAGAAAATGAAAAGCCTTATCTATTAATCCCTATCGGTTATCTAGCAAAGGATACGAAAGTGCCAGATTTAAAACGAAAAGAAAGTTCTGAGGTAATTTCTTTTTACCGATAA
- a CDS encoding tetratricopeptide repeat protein yields MNVKSVKSSKVPFSQTNIFLVIGAIALITYFSYSPAIKNNFINWDDNAYVFDNGNLSKPLTEAVAYFFDPNYFIGNYIPLTMVVYTIEYKFAGLDPHFFHGLNILIHIANSLLVFYFAYLLSKKKLFVATLVSFLFAIHPMHVESVAWVSELKDLLYSFFFLLGLLLYYQYLTLKNTSLQKSNKKTFTQNPSVILTTICFLFILSVLSKPAAITFPFVLLLLDFYTQRKFDKWLWIEKIPFLIISIIFGMIALVAQEADGLLHDTYSLSQRFFFGSHSLLTYLFKLFLPINLSIFYPYPAIAEGTLPSSFYFAPFLVLLLFFGLYKTLKHSRLYVFGFLFFLLNLLPVLQFVSIGEAIMADRYSYISYLGIFYILAMVFDSFVSKKGFAHNKPFAALIVAGLVITLSILTFSRCKIWKNDDTVATDLLNKFPNDRLALNNKGFILYSQNRFKEAIDLFSKAIALKPNYTMAHINLINSYASLNDLNNAKIALNKAIELIPTDFNLLYSKGVFLYNEGNYSEAIKFYNKGLELKKDNINGYIYLAESYFALNDYAKTLKAINEGLGYQPNNYILLNNKGYVLLVMKKYEEASGYFIASLKQKPGYDRATANLANCREAMNKNSQQPGN; encoded by the coding sequence ATGAACGTTAAGTCAGTTAAGTCGTCTAAAGTCCCTTTTAGCCAAACAAATATTTTCTTAGTTATAGGTGCAATCGCCTTAATCACTTATTTTTCTTATTCTCCCGCTATCAAAAACAACTTTATTAATTGGGATGATAATGCTTACGTGTTTGATAACGGTAATCTGAGCAAACCTTTAACAGAAGCAGTTGCTTATTTTTTTGATCCAAATTATTTTATCGGGAATTATATCCCGCTCACAATGGTTGTCTACACAATAGAATATAAGTTTGCTGGTTTGGATCCTCATTTTTTTCACGGATTAAATATTTTAATTCATATCGCCAACTCTCTTTTAGTTTTTTACTTTGCTTACCTACTAAGTAAAAAAAAATTATTTGTTGCGACACTTGTATCTTTTCTATTTGCAATTCATCCCATGCACGTAGAATCTGTCGCTTGGGTTTCTGAGCTAAAAGATCTACTATACAGTTTCTTTTTTCTTTTGGGGTTACTACTCTATTACCAGTACCTGACATTAAAAAACACATCGCTTCAAAAATCAAATAAAAAAACCTTCACTCAAAATCCATCGGTGATTCTCACAACAATTTGTTTTCTTTTTATTTTATCAGTGCTCTCAAAACCAGCAGCCATAACTTTTCCTTTTGTATTGCTTTTACTCGATTTTTACACGCAGCGTAAATTCGATAAATGGCTTTGGATTGAAAAAATACCTTTCCTTATTATCTCAATCATTTTTGGGATGATAGCCTTGGTGGCACAAGAAGCAGACGGGCTTCTACACGACACTTATTCGCTCTCACAACGTTTCTTTTTTGGATCGCATTCGCTTCTCACTTATCTCTTTAAACTATTTCTTCCTATAAATTTATCCATCTTCTACCCCTACCCTGCCATTGCTGAAGGAACTTTACCTTCCTCCTTTTATTTTGCTCCTTTCCTAGTTTTGCTTCTGTTTTTTGGTTTATACAAAACATTAAAACATTCACGCTTATATGTTTTTGGATTTTTGTTCTTCTTGCTAAACTTACTTCCTGTATTACAATTCGTTTCTATTGGTGAAGCCATTATGGCAGATCGCTATTCATATATTTCGTACTTAGGCATCTTCTATATACTGGCCATGGTATTCGACTCTTTTGTAAGTAAAAAAGGTTTCGCCCATAATAAACCCTTTGCAGCATTAATAGTTGCTGGACTAGTCATTACGCTTTCTATACTTACATTTTCAAGGTGCAAGATTTGGAAAAACGACGACACAGTTGCAACAGATTTACTTAACAAGTTTCCAAATGATAGACTCGCTTTAAATAATAAAGGTTTTATCCTTTATAGTCAAAACAGGTTCAAGGAGGCGATAGATTTATTTAGCAAAGCAATTGCATTAAAGCCTAATTATACCATGGCACATATAAACTTAATAAATTCTTATGCCTCTTTAAATGATCTGAACAATGCGAAAATAGCTCTAAACAAAGCCATAGAACTTATTCCGACTGATTTTAATCTACTATATAGTAAGGGCGTTTTCCTTTATAATGAGGGTAACTATTCTGAAGCGATAAAATTTTACAATAAGGGGCTAGAATTAAAAAAGGACAACATTAATGGCTATATCTATTTAGCCGAATCTTATTTTGCTCTAAATGATTATGCTAAAACTCTTAAAGCTATAAATGAAGGGCTAGGTTATCAACCAAACAATTATATTTTACTCAACAACAAAGGTTATGTTTTATTGGTTATGAAAAAATACGAAGAAGCAAGCGGATATTTTATTGCCAGCCTCAAACAAAAACCAGGTTACGATAGAGCCACCGCCAATCTTGCAAATTGCCGTGAAGCAATGAACAAAAATTCACAACAACCTGGCAATTAA
- a CDS encoding TfoX/Sxy family protein, protein MAYSEKITDKIREALVHLKSVEEKYMFGGVCFMVNGKMCVGVIKDEMMCRIDPKMEDVAFERVGCRPMDFTKRPMKGYVYVSEEGMKTKQSFNYWINLCLEFNTIAKASKKKPKKLN, encoded by the coding sequence ATGGCTTATTCCGAAAAAATCACTGACAAAATTCGTGAGGCTCTTGTGCATTTGAAGAGTGTAGAAGAAAAGTACATGTTTGGAGGTGTCTGTTTTATGGTAAATGGTAAAATGTGTGTTGGAGTGATAAAAGATGAAATGATGTGTCGCATCGATCCTAAAATGGAAGATGTTGCTTTTGAAAGGGTAGGTTGTAGGCCCATGGATTTTACCAAAAGACCCATGAAGGGTTATGTATACGTGAGCGAGGAGGGCATGAAAACAAAACAATCTTTTAATTACTGGATAAATTTATGTCTCGAATTTAACACTATTGCCAAAGCCAGCAAGAAAAAACCAAAGAAATTAAATTGA
- a CDS encoding TetR/AcrR family transcriptional regulator, producing the protein MSNSTFNNLSPDKRDRFINAALEEFAVNDFNSASITQIVKVLGIAKGSVYQYFENKLELWLFLKKHCETTKLGYIKEIKRTDYPDFWKYYRAVYANGINFDLEAPLCSLFLYRVGFKETSNELLPYLNSWKKQANDMFIQLIEAEKKSGSFNKKNSTNIMAHFMVTMSMSVAELLQNNYKVDFEKNIKKGKPLFGGNAKELMKAVDELIKLLEKALK; encoded by the coding sequence ATGTCAAATAGCACCTTTAATAATTTAAGTCCTGATAAAAGAGATCGTTTTATAAATGCTGCTCTTGAAGAGTTTGCCGTGAATGATTTTAACTCTGCAAGCATCACGCAAATAGTAAAAGTGTTGGGCATTGCAAAAGGGAGTGTTTATCAATATTTCGAAAATAAATTAGAACTCTGGTTGTTTCTAAAAAAGCATTGTGAAACCACTAAGCTTGGTTATATAAAAGAAATAAAACGGACAGATTACCCGGATTTTTGGAAATACTACAGGGCCGTGTATGCTAACGGAATTAATTTTGATTTGGAGGCTCCCTTATGCAGTTTGTTTTTGTACCGGGTGGGTTTTAAGGAAACGAGTAACGAGTTATTGCCTTATTTAAATAGTTGGAAGAAACAGGCGAATGATATGTTCATTCAATTGATTGAGGCGGAAAAAAAATCCGGTTCTTTTAATAAAAAAAATTCAACGAACATTATGGCGCACTTCATGGTTACGATGAGTATGAGTGTTGCAGAATTACTTCAAAATAATTATAAGGTAGATTTTGAAAAAAATATTAAAAAGGGAAAACCACTTTTTGGAGGCAACGCTAAAGAATTAATGAAGGCCGTGGACGAGTTGATTAAATTATTAGAAAAAGCATTAAAATAG
- a CDS encoding ABC transporter ATP-binding protein — translation MIEVRDLIYTYAGAEQPAIKKVSFDIPKGEVFGFLGPSGAGKSTVQKILFKLLSNYVGRCLIDGKEVKDWDKSLYEKIGVGFELPNHYLKLSALENLNFFRGFYSSSTDPMELLEMVGLEQDANKKVGDFSKGMKMRLNFIRSFIHNPDILFLDEPTSGLDPVNARIIKDIVLKLKKEGKTIFITTHQMHDADELCDRVAFLVDGKILAIDEPKTLKLKHSNRKVEVSLKNRADKLEFSLDNLGNNAEFINAIKLNIIDTIHSKEASLDDIFIKVTGKSLT, via the coding sequence ATGATAGAGGTTAGAGATCTTATATACACATATGCGGGAGCAGAACAACCTGCTATTAAAAAGGTAAGTTTTGATATTCCTAAAGGCGAGGTATTTGGCTTTTTAGGTCCGAGTGGTGCAGGTAAGAGCACGGTTCAAAAAATACTTTTTAAACTGCTTTCAAACTATGTAGGTCGGTGTTTGATTGATGGTAAAGAAGTGAAGGATTGGGATAAAAGTCTGTATGAAAAAATAGGAGTGGGTTTTGAATTGCCGAATCATTATTTAAAACTATCTGCTTTAGAAAACCTTAATTTTTTTAGAGGATTTTATAGTTCGTCCACCGATCCAATGGAATTGCTTGAGATGGTAGGACTTGAGCAGGACGCTAATAAAAAGGTGGGCGATTTTTCAAAGGGAATGAAAATGCGTTTGAATTTTATTCGTTCGTTTATACACAATCCTGATATTTTATTTTTAGATGAACCTACTTCGGGTTTAGATCCTGTGAATGCAAGAATTATTAAGGATATTGTTTTGAAACTCAAAAAAGAAGGCAAAACGATTTTCATAACAACACATCAAATGCACGATGCCGATGAATTGTGTGATCGCGTTGCGTTTTTGGTAGACGGTAAAATTTTAGCCATCGATGAACCTAAGACTTTGAAACTGAAACATAGCAACAGAAAGGTCGAAGTGTCTTTGAAAAATAGAGCTGATAAATTGGAGTTTTCACTAGACAACTTGGGAAACAATGCAGAGTTTATAAACGCCATAAAACTAAACATAATTGACACGATTCATTCGAAAGAGGCTAGTCTGGACGATATTTTTATTAAAGTAACCGGAAAAAGTTTAACATGA